Proteins co-encoded in one Spirochaeta lutea genomic window:
- a CDS encoding galactokinase — MSIPRTPQDLETYITRGTLDQSLQRLYPDDETAGQRRRYADLVSRHRDRFGAAGEIRLFSTPGRTEIGGNHTDHNHGRVLAGSVTLDAVAAVTPLGTGDLRCILTSTTLNREYHLDLGNLDPQRAEEGTTEALIRGTAAWFSNQNLNLGGFYATVDSRVLPGSGLSSSACIEVLLATILDRLYNAGKLGAVGRALCGRFAENRFFGKPSGLMDQLACSLGGLAMLDFADPQNPGIQGLEVDFNALGYQLCIVDTQSDHSAGTADYAAIPREMKLVAQALGREVLGQIDPRDFWTALPDLRTRLPGRALCRAGHFFQENQRVTRMFQSLAGDAPGINRPGTGTVFRGGTDAAAGADGISGGTSATPRGAAEEPEFPMAPPPSKEGQETGLGESTHVRKPNIEAFLALVRESGHSSFEYLQNVVDQRENQDYALALLLTSQPPWENRVVSRVHGGGFGGTIQAYVPRDLWPDFQIRMEAGIGPGAVHPLTIRNLPSLELDEV; from the coding sequence ATGTCGATTCCCCGAACCCCCCAGGACCTGGAAACCTACATAACCCGGGGCACCCTGGATCAAAGCCTGCAACGGCTCTACCCAGACGATGAGACGGCCGGGCAGCGCAGGCGGTATGCGGACCTTGTTTCCCGCCACCGGGACCGCTTCGGCGCCGCGGGGGAGATCCGCCTCTTTTCCACCCCGGGGCGCACGGAAATCGGGGGAAACCATACCGACCACAACCACGGCCGGGTGCTGGCCGGTTCGGTAACCCTGGACGCCGTGGCCGCCGTTACCCCCCTGGGCACGGGTGATCTGCGCTGCATCCTGACGAGCACCACCCTGAACCGGGAATACCATCTCGATCTGGGGAATCTTGATCCCCAAAGGGCAGAGGAGGGAACCACCGAAGCCCTGATCCGCGGTACTGCTGCCTGGTTTAGCAATCAGAACCTGAATCTGGGGGGATTCTATGCCACGGTGGACAGCCGCGTCCTGCCCGGATCGGGATTATCCAGCTCAGCCTGCATCGAGGTACTCTTGGCTACCATCCTCGATAGACTTTACAACGCCGGCAAGCTCGGAGCCGTGGGGCGGGCGCTGTGCGGAAGGTTCGCCGAAAACCGGTTTTTCGGTAAACCCAGCGGGCTCATGGACCAGCTTGCCTGCAGCCTGGGAGGCCTGGCTATGCTGGATTTCGCCGATCCCCAGAATCCGGGCATCCAGGGGCTGGAGGTGGATTTTAACGCCCTGGGGTACCAACTCTGCATTGTTGACACCCAAAGCGACCACAGCGCCGGGACAGCCGACTACGCTGCCATTCCCCGGGAGATGAAACTGGTGGCTCAGGCCCTGGGGCGGGAGGTACTGGGGCAGATAGATCCCCGGGATTTCTGGACGGCTCTACCTGACCTGCGCACCCGGCTGCCCGGAAGGGCCCTCTGCCGGGCCGGACATTTTTTCCAGGAGAACCAGCGGGTTACCCGGATGTTCCAGAGCCTCGCGGGGGATGCCCCGGGGATCAATCGACCTGGGACCGGGACCGTTTTTCGCGGAGGCACGGACGCCGCAGCGGGTGCTGACGGTATTTCAGGAGGAACAAGCGCTACTCCAAGGGGAGCCGCGGAAGAACCGGAATTCCCAATGGCGCCCCCCCCATCCAAGGAGGGTCAAGAAACCGGCCTTGGAGAATCAACCCACGTTAGGAAACCGAATATAGAGGCATTTTTGGCCCTGGTCCGGGAATCAGGCCATAGCTCCTTCGAGTACCTGCAGAACGTGGTAGACCAGAGGGAAAACCAGGACTACGCCCTGGCGCTACTCCTTACAAGCCAGCCGCCCTGGGAGAACAGGGTGGTCAGCCGGGTGCACGGCGGGGGTTTCGGGGGTACCATCCAGGCCTATGTGCCCCGAGATCTGTGGCCCGACTTCCAGATCCGAATGGAGGCGGGGATCGGCCCCGGGGCGGTGCACCCCCTGACCATCCGGAATCTGCCCAGCCTGGAATTAGACGAGGTCTGA
- a CDS encoding UDP-glucose--hexose-1-phosphate uridylyltransferase: MEKLYSQPHRRFNPLSGEWVKVSPHRTKRPWQGSRESAVPENRPSYDPGCYLCPGNTRAGGAENPRYTETYSFVNDYSALLADTPLGNIQAGLFQAQAERGICKVICFSPRHDLTLPRMSQGEVEGVVGLWRDEYEELAGHRWIRHIQIFENHGSTMGCSNPHPHGQIWAEDCLPDIPAREDSRQRAYRGEHGSNLLMDYLARELETGERIVCQNDEFAALVPYWAVWPYETMVLPKTQIRDIRECTESQITALADLIRRLGIRYDNLFQTDFPYSMGLHQAPVNSGNMDHWTFHMHYLPPLLRSADVKKFMVGYELLAMPQRDITPEQSAEILRSQEEVHYREHSNHPNNSTPKG, encoded by the coding sequence ATGGAGAAGCTTTACAGCCAGCCCCACCGGCGATTTAACCCCCTAAGCGGAGAATGGGTGAAGGTCAGCCCCCACCGGACCAAACGCCCCTGGCAGGGAAGCAGGGAATCCGCCGTCCCGGAGAACCGCCCCTCCTACGACCCGGGCTGTTACCTATGTCCGGGGAACACCCGGGCCGGGGGAGCTGAGAATCCCCGGTATACCGAAACCTACAGCTTTGTAAACGACTATTCGGCTCTTCTGGCCGATACCCCCCTGGGTAATATCCAAGCCGGGTTGTTTCAGGCCCAGGCAGAACGGGGAATCTGCAAGGTTATCTGCTTTAGTCCCCGCCACGACCTAACCCTGCCGCGGATGAGTCAGGGAGAGGTTGAAGGGGTTGTGGGGCTCTGGCGGGATGAATACGAGGAACTGGCAGGCCACCGGTGGATCCGCCACATTCAAATCTTCGAAAACCACGGCAGTACCATGGGATGCTCAAATCCCCATCCCCACGGCCAGATATGGGCAGAGGATTGCCTGCCGGACATCCCGGCCAGGGAGGACAGTAGACAGCGGGCCTACCGCGGAGAACACGGCAGCAATCTGCTCATGGATTACCTGGCCCGGGAGCTGGAAACCGGGGAACGGATTGTCTGCCAGAACGATGAGTTTGCAGCCCTGGTTCCCTACTGGGCTGTCTGGCCCTACGAAACCATGGTGCTGCCGAAAACCCAGATCCGGGACATCCGGGAATGTACCGAATCCCAGATTACCGCCCTGGCTGACCTTATCCGCCGCCTGGGTATCCGGTATGACAACCTCTTTCAAACCGACTTCCCCTACTCCATGGGTCTGCATCAGGCCCCGGTAAACTCGGGGAATATGGACCATTGGACATTTCATATGCACTACCTGCCGCCCTTGCTGCGCAGTGCTGATGTGAAAAAGTTTATGGTGGGGTATGAGCTTTTGGCGATGCCCCAACGGGATATAACCCCGGAGCAGAGTGCTGAAATTCTCCGGTCCCAGGAGGAGGTGCACTACCGGGAGCATTCGAATCACCCTAACAATTCCACCCCGAAAGGATAA
- a CDS encoding glycoside hydrolase family 16 protein, producing the protein MDVQGNQKVRLITFVLAVVGLLGGTVEPAYTQERTISFAGTQWTVRRSQGKEGPGPNYFMDGDGVALLMPQEIEGIQQSQRNELQLSAVKHPSRNRWFSTEIISQEPVGYGSYRIRLRIDEPGLDSRLIFGFFTYDQNPSQYHSEIDIELGYFGSPGTPWVHVSIQPSSKEGNSISTLPPRQWGTFVLEFQWHPGKVDFSVHLEETQDSESWIWKKTITGNPVPVPATPHLHTNLWFFQGQPPENDGALGIIIEDIRYTPLY; encoded by the coding sequence ATGGATGTACAGGGGAACCAGAAGGTTAGACTTATCACTTTCGTTCTGGCAGTTGTTGGTCTTCTTGGAGGTACCGTGGAACCGGCGTATACCCAGGAACGTACAATCAGCTTTGCAGGTACTCAATGGACGGTTCGACGATCCCAGGGGAAGGAGGGTCCAGGACCCAATTATTTTATGGATGGGGACGGTGTGGCCTTGTTAATGCCTCAAGAAATAGAGGGTATCCAGCAATCTCAACGAAATGAGTTGCAGCTATCCGCGGTAAAACACCCCTCCCGGAACCGATGGTTCTCCACCGAGATAATCAGCCAAGAGCCCGTGGGCTATGGTTCCTATCGGATCCGCCTCCGGATTGACGAACCGGGGCTGGATAGTCGGTTGATTTTCGGCTTTTTTACCTATGACCAAAACCCATCCCAGTACCATTCAGAAATCGATATTGAACTGGGCTACTTTGGCTCCCCAGGAACTCCCTGGGTGCACGTTTCGATCCAGCCAAGCTCCAAGGAAGGTAATTCCATCTCAACATTACCTCCACGCCAGTGGGGAACCTTCGTCCTAGAGTTTCAATGGCACCCGGGTAAGGTGGATTTTTCAGTACATCTTGAAGAAACTCAGGACAGCGAATCCTGGATTTGGAAAAAAACCATCACTGGAAATCCTGTCCCCGTTCCCGCAACCCCTCATCTGCACACCAATCTTTGGTTCTTCCAGGGTCAGCCCCCTGAGAATGACGGGGCCCTAGGGATTATCATTGAAGATATCCGGTATACCCCCCTATACTAG